TACATGCAAATAATGTCATGAGGGGAAATATAATCCCTGCAACTGAGAATTTAATCATAAATATTATCCAAATGATATAATAATTTCATACTAATCAAAATCACGTTCCAAGTCAAAAACAATACTCCGACAATATACAAATAAATCTTTATTAATGTATTATACAATAGTGCATGGTTTATTTACCTTGTGTGTTACCATTATAAAAAACATTTGCTAATGCATTTCAAGCTATGCATTAGATAATATATATAAAACGCATTGCAATGACCATAATATAAAGGGTTTTTATTGTTATTTATTCAATTTCTTAGCATACTTTATATTATTAAGGTGATTGTATAATAACTTATTGTTTACTATCTAAGGATAATGCCTTAACCAAATTATAAATTATGTTACGTACTTTTTCATTTTTTATACAAGTATATGCTCTTACCATCATCAAAACTTCTTTGCTATCTATATTGTTATCGTGAAGTTCTGGTATGAATTTTTCTTCATTTTCTTTAAGTATAGGTGTGCATGCAACAGTATGATCACATGAAATACTTTTTAGATCTTCTTGTAATTTTAACATTATATCCCTTACTTCAACATTAAGCACAGTTGCAAGTTGGTATAGCCTGCTAATAACTATACGATTTGTCCCTTTCTCGTATTTTTGTACTTGTTGGAAAGTAATTCCTAATTTGTTTGCAAGCTGATTTTGACTCATACCTCTCATGATACGTTGTCTTTTTATTTCTTTTCCAACGCACTCATCAACAGGATGAGGTCTAACTTTTGTTGTACTATTTTTTGACTCTTTTGTGCATTCTATTTCTTCTTTTTTGAAGCTTTTAGAAGTATAATCATCGTTTATATCAAGTCTTATCCCTTTACTTATAGATTTGGTTTCCTGTATATTTTTATTGATTAAATCACAAATTAAAGGATCATGTGCTTTTATTTCATCGGTATATTCTGTTTTATTCATTTTGTTTTTGCATGTCTAGACATATTATTTTATCCTATAATAAAGCAACGTATGTAAGATAAATCATGCATAAAGTGAATGCAATAGTTATTTAATGGATATATGTTATCTAATCTACTGAAATAATATACTAGCTATATAACATGCAGGAATAATATGTCATATTTATGAAATATAAGATATAATTTGTTTGCTTTTTAACTTGATTGGATTAATAATTTATATTAAACTTAATTTATCCAGGTTAGGAGGATGTGTTTTGTTAGAAAGAACTTTATCTATATTAAAACCAGATGTAGTAAAGCGTAATATTACTGGGCAGGTTAATTCTTATATAGAAAATTCAGGACTTAAAATAATTGTGCAAAAGATGTGCTCACTAACACGTTATCAAGCTGAAGAATTTTATGCAATACATAAATCTCAGCATTTTTTTGTACCATTAATTGATTTTATGGTTTCTGGTCCAATAATAGTTCAAGTATTGCAAGGAGAGAATGCTATAAGCCTATATAGAGAAATTATGGGTGCTACGGATCCTAAAAAAGCAAATCCTGGAACTATTAGAGCAGATTTTGCTGAGAATATAGATGCAAATTGTGTACATGGGTCAGATAGTTTAGAAAATGCTATGCGAGAGGTAAGATTTTTCTTTAGTGATTATGAGCTCTTAGCATTAAATAATTAATTGTTTATATTAAAGTATCTTCGTATTTAAAGTCTGAACTTATATATACGTTGTTATTTAAGTTAGGAAATTTAGCTGTATACTTCAAGTACTTGTTCCGAGCCTTTGTGTTATTTGCTTGTCGGGTTTAGTTTATAGTGTTGTTATAATATGATTTACTTAAGTGATGGTTGGGTTTCGGTATAAAGGGAATGTGAACTTAAGTTTAATATTTTTAAAATGATCCTCTTAAGGAATTGTAAATTACTGCTTAAAGAAATAAGTAGTGAAGTTATTTTGTTGTGTCTATGAATAAAATATTTTGTATCTTTTTGAATAGTATTTCTAGAAATTAGAAATTCGTGGTAAAAAGAGAAGAATGGGGTGAGTATTACTTTGTTTATGTTTTAGGTAACTGTATAAATATTATATTTTGTTATAGCTACTAGGTTATAAATAGTTCTGTATTTATATAAGCATATTATTTCATGATGCCATACCTTAAAGTGTTACTAAGTTTTATGCATATAATGAGTCACTACTTTTCCAAAGGGCTTTATTCTTTGGAAATAATAAGATAGATTTGTGATCTAGTTCTTTACTTCTTTAGTAATTCTTTTGCATAATCTAATAATTGAGATTTTGTTAACTGATATGAACTATTTTCCCAAAAATCTTTGATTGTCTTTAAAGTAGTACCGAGGTTTTTTCCTGCTTGATATCCTATGTTGAATAAATCTTTGCCAGAGATTGGAAATTCAGGAATAGTTAACTGATCTGCATATTCAATATATTGCACTAGGTCATGATAATTTAGGTTTAGTTCTGCGTGCCTTATTCTAATTAAATCACAATACATTTTTTTCCCAAGCTTATTTATATACTTCTGTTGTTCAATAATTGAGAGTGGAAATTCTAAGTTATTATTTAATAGTGATACAAGTATTTTGTGATTATGATTTGATAAGCATAAGGATATTTTGATTTTGTCTAAGGAACAATTGTTATTTGTTCTTAGTAAGGCCGCTAATTTTATTAGTGGGTCTGCGTCTGATAGTATATCAGATGACATTATATCTGGTATGACTTCAAAAGGAATGATTTTTTCTAATACATGACATTTTTGCATAATTTTTAATGTGTTAGATAAGTTTGGGCATGATAAAAGTTTAAAAAATTCGTCACGTATGCGTTCTCTAGATAGTTTATTAAGACAAGATGAGTATTGTGTACAAGAATAAACTATTTCATCACTCAATTTATTTTGACTACATATAGAAGCATAGAATCTGAATGCCCGAAGTATACGTAGATAGTCTTCTTGTATTCTAATTTCTGGATCTCCAATGAATTTTAGCTGTTTTTCCTCTAGATCTTGAAGACCAGAAAAATAGTCATATATTATTCCTTTTTCATCACAATATAGCGCATTAAAGGTGAAATCTCTTCTTGAGGCATCTTGTTGCCAATTATTTGTAAATTTTACTTCAGCATGTCTTCCATCACAACTAATATCAGATCTTAATGTAGTGATTTCATACGCTGTATTATTTACTATGGCTGTTATTGTGCCATGTTTAATACCTGTTGGTATAGCTTTAATATTGGCTGCAACTAAAGAATTTATTATTTGGGTAGGCAATAAAGTAGTTGCGAAATCAATATCTATAGTTTGTCTTTTTAGGAGATTATCCCTTACACATCCACCTACTAGCCTAATATCTCCTTGAAATTTTTTTATTGCGTTTATAATTAATAAAATATCATCGTTATTTATAAAATTATCGTACATTTGTAACGTTAGATTATTGAAATAATAAAATGTTAAACAAATACTGGTAGTATTGCATTGTTTTTTTAGATCTTATTAATTTTTTTGACCGTTTATGTTACGATTAGCGTATACATAGTAATGTGTAGGGTCTTGTTATATAAATTTTAATGTTATTGCTATTTAGTATATGGTTATGATGTACATAAAAACATAAATATGTGTGAATATTTTATTTTCATTTATTGGGAATTAAAATAGTAATATTTTTTACAATAACAGCTATATGTAGTTCTGTAGGATATATTAGATATACTTATTAGTTATGAAACTGCTTATTTGGTACTTTTGTATTGTTTAAATTGATTCTGAGAGTTTGTTGTATAATTGGTATAAAGATTTTGTGATGCGAGATGTATTCCAGTAAGATATATTTGTGTTTAATAATATACTAAAGTATATACTAGATTTGGGGTCTACTTGTGGGTAGAAAACAGTTCACTCGGTGTCCTTATACTTGTTTATATCTATAGATTATAAATTGTAGCATGATTGGTTTTTAGAAATTATGTGTGTAACTGTTCTACTGATGTATATTGTGTTCGAAATGTGCTACCGCAGTATATGATCTAGCAAGATATGATTGTTTATGGCCTTTATGCTGTTTATATCTTATAAATCATTAAATTTTTTAATATAGTGTGTGTTTTATTAAATTTAGTTCAACAATATTTATGTTTAATACTTTGTATGTTGAACTAATTTTGTATTTTGGGTTATTAGATAAATTAATTTATGATCATTCATACATGACTTTTTATAATTGCGTCTTCTATTATAAACTGTATGTTCTCATTACCTCTCCAATAGTTAACACTAATTTTTCCTAGTAACATAATTGCAGTGCGTTCTAATAAAGCTAAGCCTAATTCTGTATCTACACATCTAAAACAAATTCCCTTTATAAAGGTTTTATTGTCATAGATTAAACATCTTATGTGACTATCTCCTATAATTTCTGGATTTTTTATTTTAATGTTTGTCAGAATGAATCTTGGTTCAGGATTACCTATACCAAATGGTTCTAAAGACTGTAGTTCCTTCCATAAAATTAGATTAATTGCTGTTACAGTAATAATGCCATCTACTTTAAATACTTTTTGTTTATTAATATTGTGAAATTTTTGTGAAAGAAATTCATATAACGTTTTAATTTTATCTTCCTGTACTGAGAACCCAGCAGCCATAGCATGCCCTCCTCCTTCAGTTATTATTCCTTCTAATTTTGCTGATAAAATGGCTGCACCTAAGTCTACATCTGGTATCGATCTAGCACTTGCTTTACCAATGCCATTGTCTAGTGAAATTACTATGCTTGGTAGAAAAAATTTGTCTTTAAGTTGTCCTGCTACTATACCTATTATTCCTGGGTGCCAATTTCCTGCAACCATAATTAAATTTGTATTTGCTGATATCAGAGCTTCTACTTGTTCAACTGCTTCCTTAAAACTTTTATGTTCTAGTTCTTTCCTTTCTAGATTGAAATTTTGTAATTTTTCTGAAATTTCTAGGGCTTCTTCTTCACTGTTGGTTGATAATAATCTTGCACCGAGACTTGCATTTCCAACTCTTCCTCCAGCATTAATATGTGGCCCTATGTTAAATCCTAGTTGATAAATATTTGGCTTTTCTTCTAATCCAATAATATCGGATAAAATTTTGAGACCTATATTTTGTCTTGTTGCCATAATTTTTAAGCCTTGTTTTACAAAAGCTCTGTTTAATCCTACGATAGGCATAACATCACATACGGTTCCCAATGCTACTAAATCTAGATATTTCATTAGGTTTGGCTCATGATTATGTGTGAAGAATCCTCTTTCTTTTAAAGTTTTATTTAGTGCTACAAGCAGTAAAAATGATACACCAACTCCTGCTAAGTATGTATATGGAGAATTTTCATCTAAGCGATTAGGATTAATAACTGCAATTGCATCTGGTAGAGTGTTCAGACCCATATGGTGGTCAATAACTATCACATCAAGATTTGCTAATTTTGCTGCCAATATTGGTTCATGTGCTATAGTGCCACAATCTACAGTTATGCATAAACTATTGCCAATTTTTTGCAATTTAAGTAAAGCTTGAGTATTTGGTCCATATCCTTCACATATACGATCTGGAATATATATTGTTGTAGATACACCTATTTGTGTCAGGTATTGCTTTATTAATGCAGATGATGTTGCTCCATCAACATCATAATCTCCAAAAATAACAATTTTTTCTTTATTGTATATTGCTTTGCAAATTCTTTGTATTGCTTTGTCCATGTCTAAAAGATGGAAAGGATCAGGTAATGATGATCTTAATGTAGGGTATAAGAAGTCATCAATTTCTTCAATACTTACTTTTCTTGTTGATAATATTCTTGCGACAATTTCAGATAGATGAAATTTTTGTTTTATTGTTAAAACGTCACGGAGATTTACATTGTATGGTTTCCATAGTGCACCTGTTACACCAATATATTCTGGGTTTTCTAAATTGTAATCTAGCATACTGCGTAACTAAAAATATATATTATAACACTGCTTTTTACACTTGTATTTATAATATTGAAGTAGCTATAAATTAGACGGATTTTTAGTACTGTAAAATAAATGATATAGTCTTATAAATATTCATTAACTTAGTGTATATTGGTGTGAGTTATTACCTTGATTGAAATCTTAAGTTCAACTGATAATAATATTGGAAGATTGCTTAACTTTGATATTCATTGTAAGCATATTTGATATATTTTTGTTGTTTTTAGTGTTACATTATCTATATAATTAGGTTTTTCGGTCTAGAAAATAACTATATTGTTGTTAAATATGGAAGAAATATAATGTCAGTTCCAATAACGGTTGCTTACGGAGACGGTATTGGTCCAGAAATCATGGAAGCTGTACTGTTAATTTTGAGTGAAGCAGGATCAGGTTTAGTTATAGAGACTATAGAAGTAGGGCATAATTTGTATAAAAAAGAATGGTCTTCTGGTATTGCGCCTTCATCATGGGATTCTATTTATAGAACAAAAATATTGCTTAAATCTCCTACTATGACCCCGCAAGGTCAAGGTCATAAAAGTCTCAACGTAACATTGAGAAAAAAGTTAGGATTATATGCAAATGTTAGGCCATGTATTTCCTATCATCCTCTGATAAAAACAAAATATCCTAATCTTAATGTAGTAATAGTTCGAGAGAATGAAGAGGATACATATACTGGTATAGAGCATAGATTGACTAGTGACACGTATCAATGCTCAAAGATTATCACAAGGTCAGGTTCAGAGAGGATATGTAATTATGCGTTTCACTATGCTACCGTTAATAATAGAAAAAGGGTTACTTGTTTGATAAAGGATAATATTATGAAAATGACAGATGGAATTTTTCATAAGTCTTTTTCAAAAATTGCAAAAAATTATCCTGATATTGATTCAGAGCATTATATTGTTGATATTGGCATGGCTAAGGTAGCTATTGATCCTGAACATTTTGATGTTATAGTGACTACTAATCTTTATGGTGATATTGTATCTGATATAGTTGCTGAATTGTCAGGGTCTATAGGTCTTGCAGGTAGTGCTAATATAGGAGATAATTATGCAATGTTTGAAGCTGTTCATGGGTCAGCTCCAGATATAGCTGGAAAGAATATAGCAAATCCTTCTGGATTATTAAATGCAGCTATACAGATGTTGATATATTTGAAAAAGTTCGATAAAGCAGAGTTAATTTATAATGCGTTTCTCAAGACTTTAGAAGATGGTATTCATACGGCAGATATTTACCAAAGTCAAGTTAGTAGGGAAAAAGTTTCTACAATGGATTTTGCTAAGGCTATTATTGAAAATTTTGGGCAATTTCCATCCCAGTTACCAAAATCAGTGTTTCAGGATAATGCAAGTAGAGCAGGTATATCTTATACATATGAGCCGTCTTACGTTGCTAAAATCCTTGTTGGAGTGGATATAACTATTGGTTGTGATGATGTAGACCTAGATTCTAAGCAATTAATTCACACTCTTCAAGATATTACACATGATAGACTAGAGCTTGTACTAATTCATAGTAAAGGATTGGAAATTTGGCCTGATGAGTCTGCGAATACAAATCTTTCTTATATAGACCAAATATGTTGTAGGTTCTATGTGAAGAATCAAGGTGATAGGATCATGAATGAACATGTTAATCAGTTACTGTTTGACATCGACCAGAAGAAGATAGACGTAGTGAAAATGGAAAAATTATATTTATATGATAGTCAAGCTGGATTTTTCACTATGTGATAGTGATTAACAGTTGTGATACTGTGATTGTTACATTAAGGTGTGTTAGTAAAGGATATTGTGATAGAATATATTGACTTCTTGACATAAATACTAAGTATGGGGGGCTTATGAGCAAGTCAGTTCGGCTTTCTGCTATGTAAGCTTAATAAGCAGTGGTAAATTCTAGGTGTTTAAATAGAGAATGCTTGTAGTTATGCATAGGTTTCTACGCAGATCAAAAGAGACAATAGTAGTGTTTATAGATGATTAATCTGAGGGTTTACAGTGATAATTATTAAGTTATAAACCTGTTATTATTATGCTAAGGTGTTTCATTCAGTAAATATTTGTAATTGTGTGTTTTCTATATTAAGTAATCCGGCAGCAAATTCTTTAGCAGAAAAATCTTGAAGTTGTGTTACATGTTCACCGATTCCTATTGCATGAATGTTCAGCTTGTATTTCTGTGCTATTCTTATAATTACTCCACCTTTTGCTGTGCCATCTAACTTAGTTATGATTAATCCACTAATATTTACGAATTGTGAGAAAGCATCAACTTGATTGACAGCATTTTGCCCAGTTGTTGCGTCTAATACTAATATAACATCGTGAGGTGCATTGTTATCGTGCTTACTGATAATTCTTTTAATTTTTGCTAATTCTTCCATTAAATTTTTATGATTATGTAGTCTTCCAGCTGTATCAATTAATAAAACGTCGAGTTGATCATTTAAAGCCTGTTGCATTGCTTGATATGCTATACTTGCTGCATCTGCACCTTGGTTACCTGTTACTACTGGAAAATTTACTTTTTGTGACCACACTATTAGTTGTTCAGTGGCTGCTGCACGGAATGTATCACATGCTGCAACTAATACTTTTTTTCCTTCATTTTTAAACTTATATGCTAATTTTCCTATGGTTGTGGTTTTACCATTCCCATTTGTACCACATACCATAATTACATGTGGTTTATGATGTATAGATATAGATAAAGGTTTTTCAACTTGTGATAGAATGTTTTCTATTGATTCTGCTAATTTTTGCTTTACTGTACTATCATCCATTTCATTGTATTTCATACTTGCAAGTTTTTGTGTAAGTAGTGAAGCGTTCTCATATCCAACATCTGCTGTGATGAGTAGCTCTTTTAATTCTTCTAAAGTTTCCTGGTCAATTTTTTTTCCACTAGAAAAAATTTTTTTTATACCATCACTTAATTTTGATGAAGTTTTAAATAAGCCTTTTTTGATATTGCTGAAGAATCCTTTATTATTTGCACCTGTCATAATCGAATTGTCCTTATTTCTAAAACGTTGTGAATTGAATTTATATATGGTTAATATACATTATTAAATTATATTGTTTGATATTCAAATGTCAGCTTATTTTATTACATCTTGCGGTACTGATATAGGAAAAACTTTTATTACGACAACGCTATGTTGGCATTTAAGTAAAAACTGCAAGGTAGTGCACGCAATAAAACCTGTGATTAGTGGGTGGAATAATGTAAATGTTTTAGATAGTGATACAGGTAAAATATTACGTAGTTTAAATATGGATTGTCATGATCATAATATAGCAAAAATTTCTCCTTGGAGATTATATTATCCGCATGCTCCTAACATAGCTGCTAAGTTAGAAAATACTAAATTAGATTATGATGAAATTATGGCATTTTGTTGTCAATGCATTAATCAGTCTTATGATTATTTGTTAATAGAAGGGATAGGTGGGGTTATGTCACCTATTACAGATAACGAAACTTGCTTGGATATAATGAAGGATTTAAAAGTTAAGATAATTCTGGTTATAGGTTCTTATCTAGGCAGTATAAGCCATACATTAACAGCACTCCAAGTATTGTCTAGTATGGATGTAAAGATTGTACTTACTCTTAAGGATAACAATGCTGCAAATGTTGATGATATAGTGAAGTTTGTTTATGAATATACAGGTAAATCAATATATATTCAGCCTTATGTTACAGGTAATTTTGATCTATGGAAAAAAACTTCAGGTGATATAGTGAATTTCATAAATTTGGATAATTAAATTATAAGTTTGAATTCTTGATTACAAGGTTGAAAGTATATTGTCAGGTGTAAGTTATGGAATTATTGTTTTCATAGTGTCTTTAATCTTACTGGAATTTAATGTTTTCATTTTGAATAAATCTTAATGTTATATGCCTTACTACAAGTAAAGCTGCTAAAATAGCTATAAGGTTTTAGTTAAGTTATTGATATTAATTAGTTATAGTCATATATATTCTTAGTAGCGAGTAACACTTTTATCTATTAATCTGTTAACAATTAAATAAAAAGTAGCCAATAATCCTATAGATAGTTGTGATTTGACCTTATAACAGTGGGTATATGTTATTGATAAATTGACGACTATTTTAATAATTTTTAAAGTAGAAGAACTATTTCCAAATGCTTAAATTTGATATACTTAAAATTAAATAGTGTAATAATTTATAGCTTGACAATTAATATTAAGAGTGATTAAATGCTAGCTTGCCTTAAAATTATAAATATTTATCATTTTAATTATGTCTGATAGCAAAAATTTAAACCAGGAGCGGCAAAAAGCATTAGATAATGCAATTAGTCAAATAGAAAAGGCTTTTGGTCGTGGTGCAATAATGAAGTTGAAACAAGGTGCTATTGAAAAGATAGATAGTATTTCTACTGGGTCAATTGCGCTTGATACAGCTTTAGGCATTGGTGGTTTTCCTAAAGGTAGAATTATTGAGATTTTTGGGCCTGAAAGTTCTGGAAAAACAACACTTGCTTTGCATGTAATTGCTGAATCACAAAAGAAAGGTGGGAATTGCGCATTTATTGATGCTGAACATGCTTTGGATATAATGTATGCGCGCAAATTAGGGGTAAATACTGGTGACTTGATTGTTTCCCAACCAGATACAGGTGAGCAAGCATTACATATAGTTGAATATTTAGTTTGTTCTGGTGCTATTGATGTAATAGTAGTAGATTCCGTAGCTGCATTGACTCCTAGAGCAGAGATAGAAGGTGATATGGGTGATCAGCATATGGGTTTACAGGCTAGATTATTAAGTCATGCCTTAAGGAAATTGACTTCTATTGTATCAAAAGCTAATTGTGTACTTATTTTTATTAATCAAATGCGTATGAAAATAGGGGTAGTTTATGGAAATCCTGAAACTACTACTGGTGGAAATGCTTTAAAGTTTTATAGTTCTGTAAGGTTAGATATACGTAAAGTGAGTGCAATTAAGGATAAAGACGTAATTATTGGCAATCAAACTAAGGTTAAGGTTGTAAAAAACAAGGTAGCTCCTCCTTTTAAACAGGTAGATTTTGATATCATGTATAATGAAGGGATTTCAAAAATAGGAGAAATTATAGATATGGGGGTGAAGCTTAATATTATTGAAAAAGCTGGGTCATATTACTCATATAATAGTATACGCCTTGGTCAGGGCAAAGAAAATGCGAAATCTTATCTCAAAGCTAATTGTGATACTGCAAATGAAATAGAACAAAAAATAAGAAGTATATTAGCAAGTAATAATGGTGTTAGTTGTTTTAATGCAGAGGTTAGTGATAATCTTCATGAAGTAGAGGAAACAGTTTTTTAAGGTGTTTTGGATATGGAAGCGGGTTTATTAAATAGTGATTCTATATGCGATGAATTTACTAAAATTGGGGTGATAATCAGTGGTCATTTTGTGCTATCTTCTGGCTTACATAGTGATACATATATCCAATGTGCTAAGTTGTTTGAAAATCCAGTTATTGCAGTAAAATTTTGTTCTCTACTTGCAAAGAAAATTGGTAAGGTGTTGCCGAATATAGATCTTATAGTTTCTCCAGCGATTGGGGCTATTACAGTTGGTTATGAAATTGCTAGGCAATTAGGTGTTAATAGTGTGTTCTGTGAACGTGTTAATGGACTTTTTACCTTACGTCGAGGTTTTGAAATCAAGAAAGGAAGTAAAGTGTTAGTTATGGAAGATGTAATTACAACTGGAAGAACTTCTATGGAAGTAGTAAATTGTGTCAAGAATAATGGTGGTACTGTTGTTGCAGGAGCAGCTTTAGTTAAGCGTAGTAGAGATGTTAAATTTCCTTTTCCTATAATTAGCTTGATTGAGTTAAATATTAAAAGTTATGTAGATGAAGATGTTCCGGAATATTTGCGGCAGATACCTGTGTCAGTTCCAGGGAGTAGGCATTTACAAGGATAGTTAGTGTTTGATCGTTATAAGAAACAAATTCTTATTTCAGAGATAGGAAAATCAGGTCAAGATAGATTAAGTCAAAGTAATGTTTTAGTGGTAGGATGTGGTGGTTTAGGAAGTGTAATTATTCCTTTGCTTGCTGCTTGTGGTATTGGTTGTATGATATTGTGTGATGATGATAAAATCCAAATGTCCAATCTTAATAGGCAAGTAATATATAAGGAAAGTGATATTGGTCAAAGTAAAGTAGTAAAAGCACAAGAATTTGTGAGATCACTAAATTCTGATGTTAATGTTCAGATATTGAGTAATTTTGTTACTCCTAAAAATTTTGAAGAGATTTTCAAAGATATAGATATTATTCTAGATTGTACAGATCGCCTAGCTACGAAACTGTTTCTTAGTGATGCAGCTGTTTTTTCAGGTAAACCTTTAGTGCATAGTGCGGCAATTGGTTTTATTGGACAGGTGTTAACAATATTCCCTTATGGTAAGCCTTGTCTAAGATGCTTTTTTGAATGTCAATATATGAGTACGCATTTAAATTGTGCTAATGCTGGAGTACTTGGAGCTACGGTGGGAGTAGTAGGAAGTATTGCAGCTGCAGAAGCTATGAAATATTTGTTAGGGATTCCAGATAATTTGGTAGGGAAATTACAGAGAATAGACTTAAGATCTAATGAGTTTACTAAATATGCATTTCAAAAGAATGATACATGTATAGCATGTAGTGACAATGTAAAAGTCGATCCCTATGATTACAATTATTATGAAAGCAAATTATGTTTTTAACTATTTTAGAATAGTTTAGTCTATATTAGTTATATATCTGGAACTGAATGGTTATACTAGATTAAAGGCTAATAATATTCATGTTTTCTGTGTTGTTAATCGTTATTGTTAATATAGTATAAGTACGTGTTTTATTCCTATTAGTTATTGTTAGTATTGAAATACAGTATATCTATTAAGTAGCGTATAAAGACAAATTTTTTTTAAAATGAGAGTATCAGGTGTGATAAAGGTAGTGTAGTCTTAATGTTATACTGTATTAGGCTAGTAATTTATGTTAGAAATATAAAATATTTTGTTTGTTATGATAATATAATATAATAGCCACGATATGTTTGGTAGATGATATGTTTTCTAAGTTACAAATTAAGCCTATACTTGTGACGTTATTATGTATTCTTGCTATATATTTGGTACTACCAAATTTTTTCAACAGTAAATTTTTGCTATCAAAACAAAAGGTGAATCTAGGATTGGATTTACAAGGTGGTGTTTACTTGTTATTAGAAGCAGATTTTAAAGAGTATTTAAAAGAAAGGATGTATAGCTTACATGATGAAATAAGTGAGTTTTTATCGAGTAAGAAAATAGAATATAATAAGCTAGATGTAGAACAGGACAGGCTGGTATTAACGTTAAAAGATGGTCAAGACTTTGATAAAGTGAAATTGTTTGATAATAAAAACATTAGAATCTCTGAACAAAAGGGTCGTGTTATGATATCCTTTTATGATAGTTATAAAGCAAGTTTACTGAGAAATGTTATATCTGATTCTATCAGTAATATAAGGCGTAGGTTAGATAAATCTGGAACGAAGGAAATTGTTATAAATAGTCATGGTAAGGATAGAATATCTTTGCAAATTCCTGGAGTGCATGATACTAGTCAAATTAAAACGTTATTAGGAAAGACAGCAAAGCT
This Ehrlichia japonica DNA region includes the following protein-coding sequences:
- the ftsY gene encoding signal recognition particle-docking protein FtsY, with amino-acid sequence MTGANNKGFFSNIKKGLFKTSSKLSDGIKKIFSSGKKIDQETLEELKELLITADVGYENASLLTQKLASMKYNEMDDSTVKQKLAESIENILSQVEKPLSISIHHKPHVIMVCGTNGNGKTTTIGKLAYKFKNEGKKVLVAACDTFRAAATEQLIVWSQKVNFPVVTGNQGADAASIAYQAMQQALNDQLDVLLIDTAGRLHNHKNLMEELAKIKRIISKHDNNAPHDVILVLDATTGQNAVNQVDAFSQFVNISGLIITKLDGTAKGGVIIRIAQKYKLNIHAIGIGEHVTQLQDFSAKEFAAGLLNIENTQLQIFTE
- the bioD gene encoding dethiobiotin synthase; translation: MSAYFITSCGTDIGKTFITTTLCWHLSKNCKVVHAIKPVISGWNNVNVLDSDTGKILRSLNMDCHDHNIAKISPWRLYYPHAPNIAAKLENTKLDYDEIMAFCCQCINQSYDYLLIEGIGGVMSPITDNETCLDIMKDLKVKIILVIGSYLGSISHTLTALQVLSSMDVKIVLTLKDNNAANVDDIVKFVYEYTGKSIYIQPYVTGNFDLWKKTSGDIVNFINLDN
- the recA gene encoding recombinase RecA, with the protein product MSDSKNLNQERQKALDNAISQIEKAFGRGAIMKLKQGAIEKIDSISTGSIALDTALGIGGFPKGRIIEIFGPESSGKTTLALHVIAESQKKGGNCAFIDAEHALDIMYARKLGVNTGDLIVSQPDTGEQALHIVEYLVCSGAIDVIVVDSVAALTPRAEIEGDMGDQHMGLQARLLSHALRKLTSIVSKANCVLIFINQMRMKIGVVYGNPETTTGGNALKFYSSVRLDIRKVSAIKDKDVIIGNQTKVKVVKNKVAPPFKQVDFDIMYNEGISKIGEIIDMGVKLNIIEKAGSYYSYNSIRLGQGKENAKSYLKANCDTANEIEQKIRSILASNNGVSCFNAEVSDNLHEVEETVF
- the pyrE gene encoding orotate phosphoribosyltransferase, giving the protein MEAGLLNSDSICDEFTKIGVIISGHFVLSSGLHSDTYIQCAKLFENPVIAVKFCSLLAKKIGKVLPNIDLIVSPAIGAITVGYEIARQLGVNSVFCERVNGLFTLRRGFEIKKGSKVLVMEDVITTGRTSMEVVNCVKNNGGTVVAGAALVKRSRDVKFPFPIISLIELNIKSYVDEDVPEYLRQIPVSVPGSRHLQG
- a CDS encoding HesA/MoeB/ThiF family protein, which produces MFDRYKKQILISEIGKSGQDRLSQSNVLVVGCGGLGSVIIPLLAACGIGCMILCDDDKIQMSNLNRQVIYKESDIGQSKVVKAQEFVRSLNSDVNVQILSNFVTPKNFEEIFKDIDIILDCTDRLATKLFLSDAAVFSGKPLVHSAAIGFIGQVLTIFPYGKPCLRCFFECQYMSTHLNCANAGVLGATVGVVGSIAAAEAMKYLLGIPDNLVGKLQRIDLRSNEFTKYAFQKNDTCIACSDNVKVDPYDYNYYESKLCF